The following coding sequences lie in one Maribacter forsetii DSM 18668 genomic window:
- a CDS encoding SemiSWEET family sugar transporter: MNSIEILGLVAATFTTGAFVPQVYKTWKEKSTKDISLTMYTILLMGAIMWAIYGFSLKSLPIIIANLATAFLLLIMIILKIKHK, encoded by the coding sequence ATGAACAGTATTGAAATATTAGGTTTAGTAGCTGCTACCTTTACCACAGGGGCATTTGTGCCACAAGTTTATAAAACCTGGAAAGAGAAATCTACCAAAGACATTTCTTTGACGATGTACACTATTTTGTTGATGGGAGCTATAATGTGGGCAATCTACGGATTTTCATTGAAGAGTTTACCAATCATTATAGCTAATCTGGCTACGGCATTTCTCCTTTTGATCATGATTATTTTAAAAATTAAACATAAATAG
- a CDS encoding ferritin: MKDIARLNMSIKVTSLDALNDQIQMEGKASSSYLAMASWCDQNSYSGSAELFYRQANEEREHMMKIFKFINDCGGNAISPEISNINHDFSSLEEVFETALEQEIEVTKSINKIISLAKKTEDYAVENFLQWFVKEQLEEEKSMRDILDLFELMGREGIAIKLIDERIK, encoded by the coding sequence ATGAAAGATATCGCAAGATTAAATATGAGTATTAAGGTCACTTCTTTAGATGCCCTTAATGACCAAATACAAATGGAAGGTAAAGCCTCTTCATCTTATTTAGCTATGGCATCTTGGTGTGATCAAAATTCATATTCAGGCAGTGCAGAGTTATTCTATAGACAAGCTAACGAAGAGCGTGAGCACATGATGAAAATTTTTAAATTCATCAATGACTGCGGTGGTAATGCTATTTCTCCAGAAATATCTAATATAAATCATGACTTCTCTTCTTTAGAGGAAGTTTTTGAAACTGCTCTAGAACAAGAAATAGAAGTAACTAAGTCCATCAATAAAATAATTTCTTTAGCTAAGAAAACAGAAGATTATGCTGTTGAGAATTTCTTACAATGGTTCGTAAAAGAACAACTTGAAGAAGAAAAATCAATGAGAGACATTTTAGATCTTTTCGAACTTATGGGTAGAGAAGGTATTGCTATCAAGTTAATTGATGAGCGTATTAAATAA
- a CDS encoding zinc metallopeptidase, translating to MMGYYILIGAIALVSWLVSSKLKSKFKHYSKVHLQNGMSGAEIAEKMLADHGIRDVKVVSTPGMLTDHYNPANKTVNLSEGVYNQRNAAAAAVSAHEVGHAVQHAEAYEWLGMRSKLVPIVSVTSGMAQWVVFGGLALGAAAGLGFGYWVAVAGLVMMGMATLFSFITLPVEYDASNRALAWLKNKNIVTPEEYKGSEDALKWAARTYLVAAIGSLATLVYWGLQVFGGRD from the coding sequence ATGATGGGATATTATATACTGATTGGGGCAATAGCTTTGGTCAGCTGGTTAGTTAGTAGTAAGTTGAAGAGTAAGTTCAAGCATTATTCTAAGGTGCATTTGCAAAATGGAATGAGTGGTGCGGAGATAGCTGAAAAGATGTTGGCGGATCATGGTATTAGAGATGTAAAAGTGGTTTCTACGCCTGGTATGCTTACGGATCACTATAACCCTGCTAACAAAACGGTAAATTTAAGTGAAGGAGTATACAATCAAAGAAATGCAGCTGCCGCGGCAGTTTCTGCGCACGAAGTTGGGCACGCTGTACAACATGCAGAAGCTTACGAGTGGTTGGGTATGCGATCTAAATTGGTACCTATAGTAAGTGTAACATCTGGGATGGCGCAATGGGTAGTCTTTGGAGGTTTGGCTTTAGGTGCCGCTGCAGGTTTAGGCTTCGGTTATTGGGTTGCTGTTGCTGGTTTAGTAATGATGGGTATGGCAACCTTGTTCAGTTTTATAACCCTACCAGTAGAGTATGACGCCAGTAATAGGGCATTGGCATGGTTAAAAAACAAAAATATAGTGACACCAGAAGAATATAAAGGCTCTGAAGATGCATTGAAATGGGCTGCACGTACGTATTTAGTTGCTGCAATTGGTTCTTTGGCAACTTTGGTATACTGGGGACTTCAAGTTTTTGGTGGTAGAGATTAA
- the ald gene encoding alanine dehydrogenase: MIVGIPKEIKNNESRVGMTPAGVFELVKNNHKVYVQSDAGEGSGFFNQDYQQAGAIILDTIGQVYAMSEMIVKVKEPIAEEYDLIQQGQILFTYFHFASSEALTKAMIKQKAICIAYETVEDEEGTLPLLTPMSEVAGRMAIQQGAKYLEKPVKGRGVLLGGVPGVAPGKVLVLGAGVVGIQAAKMAAGLGAHVTILDVNMKRLRYANDVMPPHVVTEFSNEFNIRRLIKTHDLIIGGVLLKGAKAPNLITRDMLKEMRPGTVIVDVAVDQGGCVETTKPTTHEDPIYIIDDVVHYSVANMPGAVPYTSTMALTNVTLPYALKLANLGWEAACENDAALKKGLNIVEGNVVYQEIIEAFGWEEIVA; encoded by the coding sequence ATGATTGTTGGTATTCCAAAAGAAATCAAAAACAATGAAAGCAGGGTAGGTATGACGCCAGCCGGAGTTTTCGAATTGGTAAAAAACAACCACAAAGTGTATGTCCAGTCAGATGCTGGTGAAGGCAGTGGTTTTTTTAATCAAGATTATCAACAGGCAGGTGCTATAATACTAGATACAATTGGTCAGGTATACGCCATGAGCGAAATGATCGTAAAAGTAAAAGAGCCTATTGCTGAAGAATATGATTTAATTCAACAAGGGCAAATATTGTTCACATACTTTCATTTTGCATCAAGCGAAGCCCTAACAAAGGCAATGATAAAGCAGAAGGCAATTTGTATAGCTTACGAAACCGTAGAAGATGAAGAAGGTACGTTGCCACTTTTAACGCCAATGTCTGAAGTTGCAGGTAGAATGGCAATACAACAAGGTGCTAAATATTTAGAAAAACCAGTAAAAGGGCGTGGTGTATTATTAGGTGGGGTACCAGGTGTAGCTCCGGGTAAGGTTTTGGTCTTAGGTGCTGGTGTAGTTGGTATACAAGCTGCTAAAATGGCAGCAGGTCTTGGTGCTCACGTAACTATCTTAGATGTTAATATGAAACGTTTGCGTTATGCAAATGATGTTATGCCGCCTCATGTGGTGACTGAATTTTCAAATGAGTTTAATATAAGAAGACTTATAAAAACACATGATCTAATCATTGGTGGTGTGTTGTTGAAAGGAGCAAAAGCTCCAAATTTGATTACAAGAGACATGTTGAAAGAAATGAGACCTGGAACGGTAATCGTTGATGTAGCCGTGGATCAAGGCGGATGTGTAGAAACAACCAAGCCTACCACGCATGAAGACCCTATTTATATTATAGATGATGTTGTGCACTATTCGGTAGCGAATATGCCGGGTGCGGTACCTTACACGTCTACAATGGCCTTGACCAATGTAACCTTGCCGTATGCCTTGAAATTGGCAAATTTAGGTTGGGAAGCTGCTTGTGAAAATGACGCGGCTTTAAAGAAAGGATTGAATATCGTAGAAGGAAATGTAGTATATCAAGAAATTATTGAAGCCTTTGGTTGGGAAGAGATAGTTGCTTAG